CAATTCCCTGAACAATGGTGGCTGTGGAGGCAGGTTCAAATGGAAAAGTGGGTCATAGAGAACCGAACTCGCTATCCCTGTCGGGTGGTCAATCCCACCATGGACATCTCCGAGGAACCCCAAAGAGTTCAGAAAATTTGAGCTTTTCGGGTTGGGGTTTGTGAAGGTAATGGACGAGTTTTGGAGAACAGAGGAGGGTGAGCATCTAGGTAAGCTGAAAAGGTTGAGAAGGTCAGGTGTATGTGGGTATGCACCATTAGCACCATCTTGCAATTGTTGCTGCATCTGATCATGGACACCATGAATATTGTCCCAATTGGTTTGTTGCTCAAAGGAAACCAAATGGTCAGTATTGGTGCTGTATGGATTGAATCCAAGTTCATTTTGGAGCTCAATTTCCATGGCAGCATGATGATCTTGTTGATGAGGGTAGGAGAGCTCTTCCATGGAGAGTCTCAAGTTTTCTACAACAGCAaagctgttgttgttgttgttgtgggtTTCTAAGAGAGAAGGCATGAGAACTTGTGGTGGAGGTGACAGGGGAAGAGGGTTGAGGTTGAGGACACTTTCTGCTGATTCTGGCATGGAGTTTTGGTCAAAGTTGCAGCCTACTGTATCTTCATACATTTTTGGACCAGTCTTTAATTTGTCTTCTGGAGCCTTTTGCCTTTTACGGATCTGTTTTGTCTCTCTGCATCATTTTCACATAAATGGGGCCTGGGATGGAGGGTGGTTGTTGGATGGGTTTGGGTGGAGAGTGGTTGTGGGATGGGTTGGGGGTTGGAGCTTGAGGGTGGTGGCCATGGGagaatgaggagagagagagagagagagagagagagagagagagagagagagttttaacgtacgaaatgaccaatttgccctcacaTTTAACAGCAacattgacagaatgtaacggttggatcaaatggacagttaaaatagagtttatgtaccattttggactaataatttagtttatggaccaaaatgtaaatcgagtacaagtttgaggaccatttgagtaatttacccggACTTATGGAGAAAATTTAGAAGAAGATAATAACCATAGAGCTGCTCTTCTCAAACTTGTAATTTAATTCTCTTAATGCCTTGTATTTATAGACAAAATAGAGTATAACTATTTACCACACTTAACAAATATAATATAGGTAAATTACAATTACATCATTGTGGGTAAAAACATAGTGGCAAGAATTGTGAGAAAAAGTAGGTGGTGGGCATccataataattaaattgatttataAGGCCTTCTCCAACCAATTTGGTCCTAAATCCAAATTTTCCTTCTCCAAAAAGTAACTATTTGGTTTTTGCCCGAACTCAAACCATTTTTTCCCTCAACCCTTCAGACTCCAATTTTAAGTTTGtgactttattaaattgtttaataaTGGTTtaagtcaaattttttgttttttttttgtttttgtgtggataacttttcttcatttaatctttttaaataacttcataatttgattttaaaaaattgaaatttcacaaatataattatattcgAGAAATGGGtgggtatttatagagtttgaagttagttttggggttggatttgatttagattaatttaagatattattttgatcgttgaatttttttttttactgttaaAATAGCTTGGATTTAATATTGATCATTGGATTTGGGTTattgttgaaagaaaaaaaaaggcacgATACCAACACACGATAGTTGGCGTGTGACAACTTCTGCAGCAACAACAACGACACCTGCTGTCCATTGATTCCTCCTTGCACATGGGCTGCATTAGTCTTGAGTGGGCTACACCAAAAGTTTTCCTGTCCAGTTTGGCTCCAAGTTTGGGTTTCCCAAATTTTGACCTCTTACTTTTCTTGAGTTGGGAGAAAATTTGGGGGCCAAATTGTAGCGATGGTCCTTGGACTAAGAcaaactttacttttcatCCCTCATATTGTTAAATTGTTACGGTGGTATTTTAATTATGCCTCTACTTTCAGAAATCATCATTTCCGCCATCTCAGTcaactttttaattaaaaatcatgACATGGCAATGACAAGTCCTACTTGTCATGGGCAAAAATGTCTtttcacacaaaaatttaaaaaattaatcaaatctctctctctctctctctctctctctccagccCCGATTTCTTCAACCCAGTGATTTCTCACCCAGATTTCTTCACTCACCCAAATTTCTTCCCAACCTcgatttctctctttcttcaacacccccccccccccccaatgAACCAGAACCCCAACCCATAGCAACAATTTTGCCAATACACAAACACCTATAAGAGGAGATTTCCCAATGTGATTTCTGATTTCTTTCCAAATTTCTTCCCAACTtcgattttcttttttcccccccccccccaatgAACCAGAACCCCAACCCATAGCAACAATTTTGCCAATACACAAACACATAGCTATAAGAAGTGACCAATTTCTCTTAGCAGATCAATACACCTAACCAAGAAGCTAGCAAATCCAAAGTAAACAAGAAAGTGGGGGATTGCGGAGAGAGAAATTTCTTTTGATGGTTTTGTTGTCCGTTCTTGGGACTTTTATCTGTTCAGTGATGAGGCTTTTGCAATTTAAGTTTAAAGAATATACTTCTACTTGTTGGAAACTATTAATTTGGGAAGAACGTCATTATGAACCATCAGTATGTTCTCTACCTAAATGTACTGCTGGAACCGAAAGAACCGAACTACCATTTGGAGAATGGGAAGAGTGCTGGGTTTCTTCTTAAGTGTGCTCCTCTTCTATTAGTATTCAACCAGAGGAAAGAGTGTCTTCACTTATTAATGTCATTTCAGCCATCCTTCAACCATCTATCATTTCAGCCTCCTTCAAAGATTGAACTAATTTCTATTCACAAATCcagaagcaaaagaaaagatgcCTCTGCTTCTCTGTTTTGATAAGATCTGTGGTGGAGGATGGGGGCTGGGGTTGCGGGTTCTTGGGTGTTAGGGTTGCGGGTGTGGGTAGAGGGTTCTAGGGTTGGGGGAAGAAGAAATCGTCGGGGGAAGTGGGAGAGCGCAGAGGAaagaaggggagagagagagagaaatttttttatataatgaaTTTCCCAATTTGCCCTTAATTTTGATAGAAAATTTAACTAAGTTGACTGAAAGACCAATGATGCAACATGAGATCTAATTAAAGTACCACCGTAATAATTTAACAATATAAGGgacgaaaagtaaagtttGGTCTTAATCCAAGGGACATTGCTACAATTTTACCAAAATTGAGTCATAATTTGAGATTATTTGGGTTTGGCCTCAAGGGTTGAAAATGGCCtaacaaaagtaaaattgTTCCAGTCGAAATAAAATTACCCCACTCACCCCCAAAAATCCAACATAGGGCTTGTCAATGGCCCGGGTCAGGCcagattttttttagaaaattcaaagcccaagcccgaCCCATGGGTCGGGCTTAAGAAAGCACATTGGGCCGGCCCAGGCCTAAACGGGCCTACATCatcaaaaaaaatcataacttaattataagggcattttagtccaaatttgagattaaactcacttaattctaatattttcacatcaaaccaaattcataaaacacccaataaagtcacacaacttataagattttctacacaaataataaaacaaagtattatttttgaggttattacataattagaccATAATacgttttaaaaaataataagtatcaaaaaaatatttgttttaaaggatggtatgaataaatatgcaaatatttggtaatgtgttcaaaaaaaatattattatatttggtggtacaaTTATGTTTCGtaatatgattatatttggtgatgtgatatgttgttcatcttatataaactaggaatgagtaaagaaaagtaaataaaatgtaacaaattatatgtgatttaagtgataaaatcctaaacctaaactcttatttatacatatataatatatgtatgctGTCCTAACGGGCCGGGCTTTTGTGGGTGGGACAGGTCGGGTCTATGGGCCGAGTTGGGCTTCAGACACCCAAgtccaagccaagccaagccaagcccAAGGCGGGCTGAaccatctcaaagcccataacggGCTCGGCCGGGCTTTTTTTGGATAGGCCGGGCGGGCTCCCATCGGCCCATGAGCCCGCGGGCCAAATGATAAGGCCTAATCCAACAGTGTAAAAAGTCTAAATGGGACACGTGTCCGGAATCTGATTTCACAGTTTCTAGGCTAGGGCATATGCATataaatttgggatttagggtcgAGCCATCTCTACGGCGACGGCGCCGCACAATAAGCTGCTGCTGATGCAGCCGCCACAGCCGGCATCTCCAGCGTCTACAACTCACGTGCCCTAACGACTCCTACCTATCCGACCTGACCCTCCGGTACCTTTCCGAGTGGGACCCTTCGGTCTCCGCCACCGACGACCATAGCCGAAGTAGCTCTATGTATCTGGTGACGTCGTCGCATTTGATGTCCTAGTCTTCATGGCCAACTCCCGATGTCGAGCCCGGCGTGAAACTCccctctgaaggttcctcacTTTCCGCTCTCTGTTTGGTTACTGCGAAAATTTCTGGCTgcaatatttttcacattttaACTCGAATTTTTGTTCTGATGTAATTGTTTATTGTTTCTTTGATAAGAAAGTGAGAATCTTGAATATGGTTATGATTAAAGTTCATTGCTTTAATACAGACGTTTACTGAAAGTTTCTAATCGTAGTATCATAGAGATCAAAGAGTGGGAATGCAGTTGCTGCATACATTGCTTAAATTAGCTTATTTCTAAGTTAATCTTGTATGCAATTGTATTTCTGATTTTATGTGTGCTTTTTAATTTGCTTATCAGCAAGTATGAATATGATTTTTTTGCTTGAATTAGTAATGTTTGAAACTGATTAGTATTTCAAGCTTACTTTCATCAAGTCAGTTCTCCACAGATTTCACCTTAGATCAGGAATCTATTAATTTTAGAAATTGAATTTGTTGATCATAGATTGCAGCTGTTTGTGTGCTATTGTCTGTTTGCTCATTAATTGATAAAGAGACAAAAGTTATATTGCAATAACTAACGGAAGTTTATGATTGGTTCATTAGGTTCCGCTTGTCGCTTCCAAGTGAATCCCTTCCTGAGAGACATGGAGAGCCAGATTGTCCAGTAAGttgcaattcaatttttttttgtctttttgcagAAATGATACTTTTAAACAATTTAACTGGATATGgattcttttcccttttttatgTTGCAGTATAAATACTTTATAAAGACTCAAAGATGCAAATTTGGTATGTGGTGCAAGTTCAATCATCCGAAGGACAAACTGGCTGTAAGTGCAAATGATATGTGGATTTTCCAAGAGTTAACTGTCGTTTGGACCTATTCCCTATTTTATTATGATATGATGCTCTACTATGGTTTTAGGTTGCTTCAGAAAATACTGATTTTTTGCCTTACCTGAGAGGCCTTCTGAACCCCCATGTGCAGTAAGATATATTTCCATTACTTTTTTGGTGTGCattatctatctatctatgtTGTAGATTTGCTTATAttccatttcataatttttaaaCAGTTCCACTTGTAAACGGGGCAATGTAAGTTTGGTGCAACCTGCAAATTTCATCACCTGAAAGATATCTTGATACCATCAGCCGAGCAAGAGAATACAATTGGAGAAACTAGGACAACAATTCAGCCGGAGGGAACTGAATTTGCTGTGAAGCCTCTTGTTTCATTCAGCCCTGCACTATCATTTAACTCCAAGGGTCTTCCTGTAAGACCGGTAAGGACAAAGCAACACATGAGCCTTTTATTATTCTGTTTGCATTATGTCCAGATTTTTAGttacttctttcttcttcggATTTAACTGCTTTTTGATGTTGTAAATTTATGCTGATCATGTATCTTTTGCTTCTAATAGGGTGAACCTGATTGTCCATTCGATTTCTACCTAATTGGAAGGTCAGCATATGTATAGTTTTGTTGACTTATACTGTGataaaagcaaaagaagacTGAGAATTCCTAAATGGCTTTTGTTTCCTAAATCAGTTGCAAGTATGGGGCCACTTGGGCACGACTTAAGAGAACAGAAAAAGGCACTATGGGACGATCTTGTTGCTGCCTCCACCACGCACTCAGCACCGTCAACAATACCTCCTTTGGTGAGGAGAAGAAGGCCACGCAGAGAAGTTTGTAATCGGTAATGTCCCAAGTTTGTAATCAGTAATCTCAAGGCATGAATTCTTTATAAAGTACTGCAACATAAAAAAGGGTATTTATGTGATCCACCAGTACTTGGCCACTTTTCTCGTGCATCAGGGCCTTCATGCGATCTGATAATCAACTTGAGTTGAAATTTATTGAGAAAATTCTGAGTGTAGTATGGACCCCAAAGCAGACCAATGCCTTTCTATATTTGGAGAAAGACCAGGAGTCATTAAGGGATCTGACCACATCATGTCACCAGGAACCAAGTTGGGACCTCCTCATGGAGCATCAAGAAAGGTCCCAACTTGATTCTTGTTGACGTGATGTGGTTAGATCCTCAATGAATCCTGATCTTTCTTCAAATAAAGAGAGGCATTGGTCTGATTTGGGGTCCTAACTGCACTGAGAATTTTCTCAATAAATTTAAACTCAAGTTGATTATCAAATCGCATGAAGGCCTTGATGCACGTGAAAAGAGGACATTATTGATTACAAAATTCTATGTTAGTGGGATGCGATTTGCGAGGCTGTACCCTTACCCTTTAtttggatgaaggaattgaaaattacatattaTTCTAAAATGACAGAATTTGGATCTCtgtcatttaaatttcaatgttTGGATTTATATATGTCGGATTTTGTAAATGATAGAAATTTCAATGTTTGGATAGCTCATTAAAATTGTAAATgttagaaattaaatattttgtgaAATTGATAATTTATTTCTAACTCATAAACGACATTtgtatcaaaagaaaaaacaaactcaCAACCAATATAGAATGTACTCCAAATAGAAAAGGCTTAATTGATGCAGTGCCCTTTGAAATATTGGTTAATTTACTATACCTCTTCAAAGTTAAAGTGACTCACTTTGTCCCTTGACCAGGGTTTCATGTGTCACTTAACAACTTTCCATCAACGCCATTCGAAGTTTTGTTAAAATGATGACGTGGcagggtattttggtcaatcCAACTGAGTCGGGATTTTTCCCACCAATCTGAGGTTGTGACATGTACTTGTGGACCCTACCCCTAACATCTGATATAGCTAAAACGATTGAATTGCCTGCTTATGTGGATTTTTGGACCCCATCTCTAACAAAACAGCCACTATAATCTCTGAAAACTCACaaatgaaaacagaaaatcaGATTGGGAAGGAAAATTGAGATTTGGGGATTTTAGAGTTAGGGTTTGAGAATACGATCGAGAAAGGGAGAGTGCTGTGAGTTAGTTTCGAAAACTTGAAGGCAAGAAGAAGGGACAAGACTCGACGACGATGCCCGTTTGGCGAGAAGTAGGAGCAGGGCAACCTGTGTACGGTAAGTGATTCTTCTAAAAAGGACCTATTTTCTGAAATGGAATCTTGTCTTTTGATGTGGAAAAGAATCTTGACCTGATAGTGATTTGTATACGAATTGATAGTCTTTAGGTGTTTTTGTGTTACATGCTGTCGGTATAGTGGGTTTTAATGTAGTATACCTTTCCTGATGTGGTctcgtttttgttttcttgtagtTGGCTTTGAATATGTTAATCGAACCATGTTTGTTGTCTTGCTTCTAATAATTGGCTTAGAATACTATTTTGATGTTCTTAAAGACAaaccttttttgtttgtgtataGAGGATAAAGAGTTGGTCACTTTTGAAGTACATCATGGTGGTAGAATTgtgaaaaacaaatagaataaGTGGTGTTATATTGGTGGGTCTGTAGGATATTTGGATTGGTGTACTGTAgagtatataaatatgttagAGATGTGGGAGCAAGTGAAACTGCTTGGGCACATGGGGAAAGTATCATTTAAAGGAGTAGTAAATGATGAGTTACTGGATATAGACACAGATGGTGAGCTATTAAGTTTGTGTGATAAGGTACCACTTTCTTATGAGATAGTTGTTCTAATTTATGTACAACACATTGAAGAGGAAGGTGTTACAGTGAATGAGGATTGTGAAGAAGTAGGTGTGGTGTTGAATGAGGATAGTGAAGAGGAAGGTATGGCATTGAATGAGGATAGTGAAGAGGAAGATTCGGCTTTGAATGAAGATATTGGGCTTGTTACTGATGAAAATAGGGCTTTTATTGAAGGCAGTGGGCCTCTGAACAATGATAAAGAAGGTCGGCCTTTTACTGAGGATCATGGGCTTGCTTGCAGAGTTGAAGACTGAGTTTCAAGCGATGATGATGGGGCCCTAAACAATGAGGGTAATAGGGCTGATATAGGTAAGACTGATGTGGAAGACAGGAATAAAgagagtgaagaagaagacaaggaAGATGACCTTGATTTTATTGACTCTGCTTATGAGCAGAGTGAAAATGAATGTGAGTTGTTGAGAAAGGACAATAAAGCATTTGAAAATTATGTAGACCCACCTGAAGTAGTTGAAGACCCAAATGCCCTTGTAGACGAAGATGGGGAGTAAATTGATGTAGCTAAAAGTGATGTTGAGAGCTTGGATAGTAGCTCatatgatgaggatgatgggaaccaaaagaaaaggaagaggaaattGCCTAAATTTCAAGAATTTAGGCCGGAAACAGACATGCGCAACCCTGTGTTTAAACTGGGTTTAAAATTTGCAACCATTGACCTATTTAGGAAATCAATTAGGAACTATTCAATTATGAACAGAAGGATgattaaattcaaatgcaATGATCATGACAGGGTGAGGGCAGTGTGTGTGCAGGGAATTGCAACTAGGTTTGTTTTGCTTCAGCAATGAATGGTAGTGAATGGGTTTAAGTGAAGAAGTTGGTTGACGTGCATGATTGTGGGACAGTTGACCACAACTTTCATGCTAACTCAACATGGTTAGCTTAGAGATATGCTACTCAACTGTCTAGACTACATAATTGGGATATAGGAACCTTTAAGCAGCAGGTACAAGAAGATTTGTCTGTGATAGCTTCTAAATCCCAAATATATAGGGCAAGGCAAAAGGCAATATCCATAACTGAGGGGACTTATGAAAAACAGTATGAGTTATTTTGGGTTTATGCTGTTGAATTCAGAAGGACAAATGTGGGTAGCACAGTCATTATCAAATGTGAGTTAAAGGGTGAAAGGCCAAGGTTTCAAAGGATTTACATTTGCTTGGCTGCAGTTAAACAAGGGTTTTTGCAGGGATGTAGGCCAGTGATAGGATTTGATGCTTGTCATATCAAATGTCATCACCCTAGACAATTGTTATCTGTTATTGGTGTGGATCCTAACAATGGCATGTATCCTATTGTGTATGCAGTGGCTGAGGTGGAGAATTATGAAACATGGTCATGGTTTTGTCAACTGTTGGCAGAGGACCTTAGAATCGAAAACAACACAAGATATGTCTTTATCACAGACAAGCAAAAAGAATTGATTGATGCAGTGCATGATCATTTTCCAAACGCTGAGCACATACACTGCCTCAAACACTTAGAAGCAAATTTTTCTCTTGCTGGTCACagaggattggtgttgaaattgCAAATGAAGAAAATCGCAAGGGGCACAACCATCCCATGGTGGGATACtgagatgaaaaatataagaCAGTTGAGCCAAGTTGCATTTGATTGTGTGGCGGCCTTAGAACTCACTTTAAAACTCATTCCAAGTGTGACATCCTTTTGAATAATATGTGTGAGGATTTTAAAGACAAACCCATTTTAACCATGCTAGAGAGGATTAGATActatattatgttgttgatGGTAACTAGAAGAGCATTTTGTGAGAGATGGAAACATGACATTGGTCCAATGATTTTTGGCATTTTGGAGAAAACGAAGAAAGAATCATCTTGGTGCATTCCAAAGCTTGCTGTGGAGAGTTTATATGAGGTCAAAAACCATGATGGAAGTCAAGTTGTGGTTGATTTGGCAATGCATAGTTGTTCATGTAGGAGATGGGATATCATTGGGATTCCATGCAAGAATGCTTGTGCTGCCATTGGGCAATTAAATAGGGATCATATTGCTTATGTTGATGCTTGTTACAAGAAGAAAGCCTTTATGAGAGTTTATCGTCCAATGGTTCACCCAATGACAAGTGAAGACTTGTGGCCTAAGTGTCATAAGCCTCCCTTGATGCCACCGCTTTATCACAAACAACCTGGGAGACCaaggaagaagaggatgaGGCCAGTAGGTGAACAACCACGCAAATCTAATCCTACAACCACCAAGTTGCAGAGGTATAACTTGGAAACcaaatgttcaatttataGACAAGGAAGCCATAATAGGAAGAGCTGCCCTAAGGCAAAAGAATGCACTAGCAGTCAGGTTTGTCTCTTCCCAAAATACATTGGTAATGCATATTTGTTTTGGatctttattatttatttattttcaagtgATTCTCTTCTTATGTTAGTTCCCATGTAAACCAAAGgtgaagaaaataattgacACGACATCAACCAAAAGGGTTACAAGACAATCAATAGCCAAGAAACTTGTTAGTGAATTTCCTTTGATACATATTTAGAGGAAGAGGCATGGGATGTAGTTGATGTAAATTGCCTTGTGCTTCAATTTTTAGGTCTGAAGAAGGTTGGAAATTGGCCAGTGTTCTGAAATTGCCCAATCTTCTCAAAATCCACATGGTTCTAAAACAGCCCAAGCTTCTCAAACTGCCCCATCATCTCAAACTGCACCAGCTTCTCAAACTAGCCAAGCTTCTAAAACtgccaaaaaaaagagaggttCAAGTCTCCTGTAAAGAGGATTAAATTTCCAAAAAAGAAGGATGGTTCTCAAACTGTGCAAGGAACTGAATTTGTGCAAGCTTGTCCAGGTTCTCAAACTGGCCAATGTTCTCAACCTGCCCAAACTTCTCAAACTGTGCATGGATCTCAACCAAGTACAAGCTCGTCACACCCTTTTGCCAGtggtaccaaaaaaaaaaaaaaggtacaaaTCTCCtgccaagaggaagaaatttacCAATCGAAAGGATTTTTGGATGGTTATCAGCCTTGGAGATTCTAATGGTGTGCAAGTGTTTAGTGTTTTGTTAAAATGCCTCTTATAAAGACCTTTTCATTCCACTGTTATTTTGCAAGTCCAACTGTTAAGGACAAGTGTTAAGGACAACCCTTTCAAATGAGGCTTTTGATTGAACTGTTATTTTGCAAGTCCAACTGTTAAGTACTTTATCAGTAATGTTATAAACTGTGAGGAGTTGATGGATGTTATAAACTGTAAGGATTTGATCAGTGTTATAAACTGTTTCCAGCTTAGACAAACCCATGATCAATGTTATGAACTGTTTCCACGTATTCATTAGATAAGTTGATTTGTATACTCTTTTTCGTACCTTCTAGGAAGTGTTCGAGGAACTGTTTTGGTAATGCTTTTGATACCATTACAGAAGTACCAAATCCAAAAACTGACTCCCACATTATGTTCAAAACCCACATTCATTAGATAAGTACTAATACATTATTACATCTAGTTGCAAAATCAAACCATGTTCCTCCATCATTACATACGTACCAATACATGATATTTTACATACAGTTGCAAAATATAGACTTCTAAAATCTGCCTAATTCCTCTAGTGCAATGGCCACATTTTGTGGCAACTATTACAGAAATTGCCAAAACAACAACATTACTAAACCCCAGGAAAGAATAAGCCAAACCATtaactttctttctcttgattGACGATGCCCAACGTCTTTTTCAAGTTCCTTCAATTTTCTCAGTAGCCAACTGACTAGAGCCTTCTCACTAGGTGGAAATTCAAcatcaacccaaacaaaaaacccaCATCCTTTTTTCCTCCTCTACATCAACCATTAATAgcaatttttaaaacaaatttaaccAAATTAACAAACTTTCAGCAACATAACTTACCCCTGATGAGTTTGGACAAACATGGAATCTTCGAAGTGGATTCACCTCAGTCCTTGAAGTTTGTAAGTGAGCTATCTTCCCACAAAAGCAATGCGCTGCCGCCACATCCAACTCTTCCCCTTCGTCAATTAT
Above is a genomic segment from Prunus dulcis chromosome 7, ALMONDv2, whole genome shotgun sequence containing:
- the LOC117634024 gene encoding transcription factor bHLH10-like produces the protein MYEDTVGCNFDQNSMPESAESVLNLNPLPLSPPPQVLMPSLLETHNNNNNSFAVVENLRLSMEELSYPHQQDHHAAMEIELQNELGFNPYSTNTDHLVSFEQQTNWDNIHGVHDQMQQQLQDGANGAYPHTPDLLNLFSLPRCSPSSVLQNSSITFTNPNPKSSNFLNSLGFLGDVHGGIDHPTGIASSVLYDPLFHLNLPPQPPLFRELLQSLPYGYSLPGSRNGSLFTSGGDEGEGIGGGVYSDVINNGKQFENGVLEFSREMGSIGRGGDVKGTKHFATNKIRRQQIYLKATYLPNAISIYLGSNGSTVLNLGIAQYARSVRGSNIIRIEIRDFLRARDNTRITLGLNVVSTRLPTRRCTCRQCVSNPSDKASPENLRIMAQNSYPR